Below is a window of Streptomyces sp. NBC_01429 DNA.
ACGGGCGGGTACCTGACGGACGACACCGTCCAACTGCGCCCGCCCGAGCGGCGGTACGGTGCGGCCACACCGCACCGCACCCCACGCCCGGCCCTCACACCCCCTCCGGCGTCGAACCTGAATCCGAACCTGGGTCCGAGCCCGAAGCCGAGCCAGATTCCGAGCCCGATTCCGAACCAGAGCCAGAAGCAGAACCAGAGCCAGAAGCCGAGCCCGAAGCCGCCGGGCGGCGCACCGAGCCTGGCGAAGTCGAGCGCCCTGATGGCGGCGGGCACGATCGTCTCGCGCGTCACCGGCTTCCTGCGCACCCTCGTGATGGCCGCGGCGATCGGCGTCGGCACGCTCAACGACTCGTACCAGGTGGCCAACGTCCTGCCCACCATGATCTACGTGCTGGTCGGCGGCGGCGCCCTGAACGCGGTGTTCGTGCCCCAGCTCGTCCGGGCCATGAAGAGGGACGACGACGGCGGCGAGGCGTACGCCAACCGGCTGCTCACCCTGGTCGTGGTCGCCCTCGCCGGCGTCACCGGGCTCTGTGTGCTGGCGGCGCCGCTCCTCGTACAGATGATGTCGCCGGACATCGCCTCGGACCCCCGGCGCATGGCCGTGACCGTCGCCTTCGCCCAGTACTGCCTGCCCACCCTCTTCTTCATGGGCGCGCACGTCGTACTCGGCCAGATCCTCAACGCCCGGGGCCGGTTCGGCGCCATGATGTGGACCCCGGTCCTCAACAACATCGTGATCATCGCCGCGTTCGGCGGCTTCATCCACGCCTTCGGCGGCTTCACCGGCTCCGGCGTCACCCCCTCGACCATCACCCCGGAGGGCGTACGGCTGCTCGGCGTCGGCACTCTGCTCGGCCTCACCGTGCAGGCGCTGGCCATGCTGCCGTACCTGCGCGGCGCCGGGTTCCGGCTGCGCCCGCGCTTCGACTTCCGGGGCCACGGCCTCGGCAAGGCCATGGGCCTGGCCAAGTGGAGCCTCCTCTTCGTTCTGGTCAACCAGCTCGGCATGGTCGTCGTCACCCAGCTCGCCACCAAGGCGGGCTCCGCCGCCGAACGGTCCGGGTTCACCGGCTCCGGCATCACCGCGTACAACTACGCGCTGCTGCTGTGGCAGATGCCGCAGGCCATCATCACCGTGTC
It encodes the following:
- the murJ gene encoding murein biosynthesis integral membrane protein MurJ, yielding MSAPDSRSGTREQTGGYLTDDTVQLRPPERRYGAATPHRTPRPALTPPPASNLNPNLGPSPKPSQIPSPIPNQSQKQNQSQKPSPKPPGGAPSLAKSSALMAAGTIVSRVTGFLRTLVMAAAIGVGTLNDSYQVANVLPTMIYVLVGGGALNAVFVPQLVRAMKRDDDGGEAYANRLLTLVVVALAGVTGLCVLAAPLLVQMMSPDIASDPRRMAVTVAFAQYCLPTLFFMGAHVVLGQILNARGRFGAMMWTPVLNNIVIIAAFGGFIHAFGGFTGSGVTPSTITPEGVRLLGVGTLLGLTVQALAMLPYLRGAGFRLRPRFDFRGHGLGKAMGLAKWSLLFVLVNQLGMVVVTQLATKAGSAAERSGFTGSGITAYNYALLLWQMPQAIITVSVMTAALPRISRAAQDNDMAAVRADLSYGLRTSAVAIVPCAFAFLALGMPMATLLYAGSGAEGARGIGYVLMAFGLGLIPYSVQYVVLRGFYAYEDTRTPFYNTVVVALVNATASGLCFAFLPARWAVAGMGASYGLAFAVGVGIAWRRLRKRLGGELDGARVLRTYVRLIVAATPAAAAGGGAAYGLTSVLGSGALGSLVALLVGGIVLLLSFLTIARFLRLPELNALLGMVRGRVGR